GCTCAATCCCTTTATGAAGGGGTTGATTTGGGCGAAGAAGGCTCCGTGGGTTTGATCACCTACATGCGTACCGACTCGACCAGCATCAGCGCGGACGCCATGTCATCTGTGCGTGATTACATCGCTCAGACTTTTGGCAGCGATTTTCTACCTGAAAAACCTAACTATTATAAGAATAAAAAGAGTGCCCAGGAAGCGCATGAGGCCATCAGGCCGACGTCTTTGGCCTACTCGCCTGAGTTCGTTCGCGCTTATTTAAAGCCCGACCAGTTTAAGCTCTACAAGCTCATTTGGGAGCGCTTCGTGGCATCTCAAATGTCACCGGCTCAATACGATCAAACTCAAATCGATATTACCGCTGGCAGACATATTTTAAGAGCAACTGGCTCTATCTTGGTGTTTGAAGGATTCTTGAAAGTCTATCGCGAGCAGCTCGATGAAGATGATGCGGCTGCAAAGGACGAAGAAGACGAAACCAAGACTCAGTTGCCTCAAGTTGAAAAAGGCGATGCGATTGCTTTCAAAAAAATCGACGCGCTGCAACACTTTACCCAGCCGCCCCCAAGATTCACCGAAGCGAGCTTGGTTAAAGAACTAGAAGACAAAGGCATCGGTAGACCGTCAACCTACGCCAGCATTTTGTCGGTTATTCAGGACAAAGAATACGTCGAAAAGAAGGAAGGGCGCTTTTACCCTTCTGAACTCGGCATGATTGTGACCGACCTGCTGATCGAGTCTTTCCCTAAAGTCATGGACGTTGCGTTCACGGCTGGCATGGAAGAAAATCTCGATAAAATCGAAGAAGGCGATGCCACCCTAAAAAAAGTCCTGAACGATTTCTACGATCCATTCAAAGAATCCCTGAGCGACGCCAAAGAGTCCATGCGTAATGTGAAACGCATGGAAGAGCCTACTGATATTGTATGTTCAAAGTGCAACGAACATAAAATGGTCGTCAAATGGGGAAAAACCGGGAGTTTCCTTGGATGCTCGGGCTACCCCGACTGCAAAAACACCGTCGGTTTCAAACGCGATGACACTGGCAAGATTGTCGTTGATGCGGTGCAAACCACAGACAAAGTCTGCAAAATTTGCGGCGCGCCCATGACCGTTAAACGCGGCAAATTTGGGTCGTTCTTAGGTTGCAGCAGGTACCCTGACTGCTCAGGCACCATGCCAATGCCAACCGGCATCAAGTGCCCGAAGTGTACCAACGAAGTGGCGATCAAGCGAAGCCAGCGTGGCAAGGTTTTCTACGGCTGCTCAACCTACCCAACCTGCGATTTCGTATCCTGGGACAAGCCCATCAATACACCTTGCCCTGTGTGCGAGAGCATTTATTTGGTGGAGAAAGTTTCCAAAGCCGGGGCTCAGATTAAGTGTCCATCTTGTGATTATAAGAAAGCTACAGCTGAGTGATTTACACGCCTTAAGCGCGCTGGATAAAGTAAGTTTTGACAAAGCTTGGTCTCCTCAGGCATTGTCGGAAGAGCTCGCTCATCCAGATGCACTGAACTTGGGTGTGTTCGCACCTGAACTACGCTCTGCTTTACTGACGCGTATGGTTGCGGGTGAGCGCTGGATTTTTCGAATCATGACGCATCCTGAGTTCAGACGGCAGCAGTTGGCCGAGCAATTATTGGCGCTATTGCCCAAGGAGCCACTTTGGCTTGAAGTGAATGTCCTAAATACCAGCGCTATTTCTTTCTACGAAAAGATGGGCTTTGAGATTGTGGCTACGCGCCCTGGCTACTATCCAGAAGATGCGCTAGTGATGAAACATGCTTGATTATGAATTAATTGATTACGGTAAAGGTCTTAAATTTGAACGCTTTGGATCTAAAAAACTGATTAGACCGGAAGGCAGCGTTCAAAAGCAGCCCAAAAATCCTATTTTCAGCTGGAAAGAAGATAGCGCTTGCCGTAGCCAAGGAACCAGGCACTTCGAATGGGATCCACCGCTAGAGCCATGGGTGATTGAATATGATGGCTTGAAATTGGAGCTACGGGTTACCAACTCCAAAAACATCGGTGTGTTTCCAGAGCAGGAAGCCAACTGGCAATGGCTTGCCAAGAAAGTGCAGCCCGGCATGAAGATTTTAAACTTGTTTGCCTACACAGGCGCTGCCACCATGATTTGCGCGCGTGCAGGGGCTGAGGTCTGCCATGTGGATGCATCAAAAGGCGCTGTACGTTGGGCGTCTGACAATGCCAAGCTGAGCGGCCTGGGCGAGATGCCAATTCGCTGGATTGTGGAAGATGCCATGGCTTTTTTAAGACGGGAAGCGACCCGCGGAAGAACTTATGACGGCGTAATTTTGGATCCACCACCTTTCGGGAAGGCGGATGCGGATAACTTCTTATTCAAGCGGGATATCGGGGAGCTGTTAGGTGCTTGTAAGCGCGTACTGCCTGAGCATCCTAAGCTGTTTTTGCTGAACAGCTATGCCATGAATTTAGAGCCAGAAGATCTAAGGGATCTGGTGGCTCGACATTTTAAGGGAGAAAAAATTGAAACCGGCGAGCTCAAAGTCGGCGATTTAGCCTTAAGCACTTACGCCCGGTTTTAAAAACCCTCTCTAGCGAAGCTGGAGAGGGAGTTTTTAGCTTGCTAAAAACGGGAGAGGCCCGCTTCTTAAGCCTTCAAAGCCTTCATCAATCGAGAAATTCTACGAGCTGCCGTCTTCCAGTGAAGCACGCCTTTACGGGCAGCAATCGCCAACGATTGTTGTCCCAAACGAACGTTTTCAGGGTTCACGTCAAGACGTGTTTTCTTAAGTTGGGTGTGCAATGCACTTTTAACGCTGCGATTTCTCAAACGGCGTTTTTCAGACTGAATGTGTCTTTTGGCTGCAGAAACATGGTTGGCCATAATGTGATGATCTCCGAATGGTGGATTTAAGCCCTATTTAATCTCGTTTGTCAAATGGGCCAGGGCGTGTGAAACCGCTTTTGGTACCAGAGCGCTAATATCCCCACCGAGCTGAGAAACTTCACGGACCAGCTTAGAAGACACATAGAAATGAGTCTGGCCAGTCATCATAAATACCGTCTCAATATCATCTGCCAGCTGGCGGTTCATATTGGCCATCATGAATTCATACTCAAAGTCACTGACGGCTCTAAGTCCCCTGAGCACCGTTTTGATGCCACGCTTCCTAGCGTACTCCACCAAAAGTCCGTCAAAGTTATCTATTTCTACGGTCTCTAAATGCTGGGTGCACTCTTTAAGCAGCGCCAGGCGCTGAGACCGGGATAAAAAGGCCGTTTTATTAGGGTTATTTGCCAGCGCAATAACCACATGGTCGAAAGTCCTACAGGCTCTTTCAATAATATCTAAATGACCGTTGGTGAGAGGGTCAAAGCTTCCAGGATAAATCACCGTGCGCATTAGCGAAAACCGACAAACTGTGCATCAAAAAGCCGGTAGTCACAAGTCATTTCTTCGCCTGGGTAGATATCACGTGCAGCTATGTCAACGCCCTCATCGCTTTCCATGGAGTCGGCGTCCAAGATGTTGGGCTCAAACGAATGATTAAAAAACCTGGCGTTGTCGAAACACAAAACATAAAGCCCCGAGCGCTTGCTCAGATAGCTATACCTAAAAAAGTTCTCTTTAGAAGGCTCAGAGAGAATCTCTAGCTCTTTGGGTGTGCATTTGAGATCAAAGCCAGAGGTGCTTTTCCAGGTGACTTTGCCTTGAGGAATAAATTCGTCAGCGAACAGACCGACGCCGTTGATGGAACTCATTCCTAGTTTGGTTTTTACGAGGAGCATGTTGCTAAAAATCCTTTATTGCTGAAAGAGTATTCCCATGGTTTCCCATAGGTTCTATTTAAAGAATGCCGCTTTTGGACAATTGCTCCAGGCGCACCAATGGTATGACCGCTTCCTATCGCTTAATTATCATTGGTTTTTTGGTGTCGATATTGTGATCGAGGGCCTGGAAAACCTCCCCAAAGATAAGAGTGTCATCATCGCAATGAATCAGCCGGCTTATTATACCGCTTGGCCATTTCAGTTTGCTCTCAGGCAGGAAAAACATCACCGCAGAGTCATTTCGTTCGTTAAAGCGAAAGACTTCGAAAACCCCATGCTAAAGCCCATTTGGAAGGCAAGCGGCGGGATTATGGTCCCGAGCAAAAGCCAGCTGATTTTGAGCGAGATAGGCAAACAATTTGGCCGAAGGGCAGATCCGGATGAATATACGGCTGTGAAACAAGCGATTGAGCAGGATTTGGCCCACCAGGTTCACCGTACCTACGAACAAATGCTTCGGCGTTGGCAGTTGCAAACGACGGATGTCTTAAGCAGCCAGCAGTGCCATATCATCGCCTTCCCCCAAAGTAGCCCCTCGAAAAGACTTCTGCCTTGCCAGCCTGATTTAATCCAGGAAGCCATCAAACAAAATGTTCCCATCGTTCCCGTGGGGGCTCAGGGCGCCGATTTGGTGTACCCGGGCAAGCTGCCATGGGCAAGAAAAGGGCGTGTGCACTACCGAATCGGCAAACCTTTGGTCTTTGCTGGTGCGAATAAGTCGTTGATGTTGACCCGAGCAATCAATGAGCTACTGGAGGCGCCATACCAACTAAAAGCCAGCACGCATTTCAAAACGTGATAACCATTCGTTTGCTATAATCCTAAAAGGGGGCAAACATTATGCGAATGCTATTAATTGATGGCAATACAAAAGAATTTCCAGCTTATTTAGAAAGTATGTCTAAACTCGGTAAACCACTTGAACTACTCTACACCGACACCATCCAGGCAGGGCTGAAACAAATTAAAAAGGGTGGTATCAGCGTGGTACTTTTGGCCAAGCCCCTATTTTCTGCGCAAGCAAAAATAAATAAATTAGATCCTGATCTCAAAGTTTTGCAAATCGATGGACCATCGGATAAAGCCTTCTTAGATCTAGAAAATATGGCCTAATCACGGGGCCGGAATCATTTGAAAAGTCCGATTGTCTTTAGGGACTGGAGGACTTTTTTTATGCTTAAAAATTCGTTTTTAGCCTTGACGATGGTTGTTTGTATTGGTTCCGCCCCTGCGCATGCCGTGGTGGATTCTCTGAGATTAGGCTTTGGCATTGCGACCATTGTTCCGACAGCACTTCATGCCATTGCTGCAGGATTTTCTTTTGAATCTAAAGACCAGATCTCGCCTATCGAGGGAGAGCCCCGCCGCGCGAATCAAGAGGGTGCAACAGCTTCCCATGGTGTCGCCGCGGTTCTTAATCTTGCCGCCATGGCTTCCTTGCCATGCGGTGGTTTTTTGAGCTACGTCGGTCTTCAAGGGGTGGCAGGCTTTTTCGCTGGCTCAGCATTGCATGGTAACAGCATTGCGTATTCCAAAGACGAAGCGCGGGACGATCATGGCTGGGTGACTTCATCGTTCGGAGTTGGTGTTGCTGCAACGTTGTCCACTTTGACCTTGTTCGTCGGGTCTATCGCTTCATTAGGCATTCATCATATGGTGTTGGCTGCGCCTCCTACAATGAACGCACCGATTGGCGATCAGAACTAAACTTGCTAGAGAAGGTAAGTGAATTCTTACCAACGCTCACTAGAGAGCTTGCTTAACTCTGGCCCCCCGATTTCTTTAGGGCTAGAGCGCATGCAGGGGATGCTCCAGCAGCTGGGGTACCCCGAACGCCAGTTTCCCATCTTTCATGTGGCTGGCACCAATGGCAAAGGCAGCACCTGTGTTTTTATTGAGTCGATTTTGCGAACGGCTGGCTTTTCGGTGGGCCAATATACGAGTCCGCACTTAACTTGCGCCAGGGAGCGCATTCAAATTAATCGTGAGCTTATTAGCGAGGATGATTTTGCTCTCCTTGAGGCATTAGTTCCACAAAAGGGCACTTTTTTCGAACGCATGACTGCCATGGCTTTTTTGCATTTCGCCAACGCAAAGGTGGATTTCGCAGTCATTGAAGTAGGGCTCGGCGGCAGGTTGGATGCCACCAATACGGTGAGACCGTTGGTGTGCGGCATATCGAAAATTGATCTCGATCATCAGCAGATATTGGGCGAATCAGTGCAACAAATTGCTTACGAAAAGGCAGGCATTATGAAGCCTTGTGTGCCCGTCATTTGGAGCGAGCAAGCGGCTGAAGTCACCGAGATATTAAATGCTCGGGCTAATGAGATTGGCGCTCTCGTTAAAAATAGGGCCCCAGTTAGCCCTGGGGATTTAGGCCTCAAAGGCGAGCACCAAATGGCCAACGCTTCACTTGCTGTAGCCATGATTAAGGCTGCTGGATTAACGTTGGAAGAGCCGGTTATTAGGCAGGGCTTAACATCTGCCAGATGGCCGTGTCGCTATGAAGTTTTGCCGAACGGGCTTATTTTGGATGGTGCGCACAACCCGTCCGGCACGCGCGCTTTGATTGCGACGCTACAGGCCGATGGCGTAGCGCCCGAGTTTCTTTCGGTGGGCCTGACTGAGGGGCACAACGGGGAAGAAATCGCCAGTCTTTGGCATCACGCATTCCCGCTTGCCAAAATATTCGCGGGTCAATCGACTTCTTTGCGGGCGGTGCCTGCGCAGCAGGTAGCAAGTTGTTTTGAGCAAGCTGGCTTCGCCAATGTGCAGGTCTCAGATCAATTTGAGTACGAAAAAGGGCATGGTGTTGTCACCGGTTCGCTCTATTGGACGGGGCTGGTGCGCTCTAAGATGTTATCGATGCCCATCGATAATATTTCAATGATGTATTGATAGTTGCATTATATGACCTGAATCGCTTAGAGTTTCGTTTGAAAGGAGTATCAAAATGACTTGTTGTGCAGGATTTTGGATGTGGGCTTTAGGTTTGGGCGTTTTGTGGTGGTTGTTTGCCTCCATGTTGGTATTTTACACCTGGAACAAAGTAATTACGGCGGTGACACCAGCGACCCGGATGCAATTTGGACATGCTTTGCTTTTGGTTTTCACTCTGATGGCATTGTGCGCCCCTTCGCATTGCAAAGATTATTTTAGAGGCGGCTGTCGCGATCGCGTTCAATTGAACATGATTGAAGAACAATCAGAGGATGTGATTGTTCCTGAAGTCATGCCAGCGCCTAGGAAAAACTAGGCTGATTAGGGCAGGCGGCTTGCATTATAGCGGCGCATGGCGCTTTCGTATTCGCATGTCTGCTCGTCCCTAAATTTTTCGTCGAAGGCTAAAAGTGGCAAGATGCCAAAGCCGATGGCGGTCAATTGTGCCACGTTAAACAAGGCATAATTCGCGCCAACCATTTCACTCTCCTTAAGGCCTTCAGAAAATGCTTCTCCCCACGTCGCGCGATGCGGGCTTTGAGGCATCTGAATGCTTTCAGCTGCATCCGGGGCGGGGTCGACTGCGCTTTGTCGCGCTTTAATCCACCCTCTTAGCGTAGAAATAATCGCTGGCATAACAATATAAACACCCAGCCATAACCCGGAAGTGTAACCAATGACAAAGCCTAAGATATCTTTATCGGCTTCTGCCACATAGCATTCTGTGGGTTTGGTGGCATCGGGAGCTTGGAAATCATCTTTATCGTGCTGGCATTCTGCCTCAGCCTGGAGGCTCGCTCGGTAGTAATAGGGCGTGACCAAAAAAGAAACAAATGACAGTACATGGGCCGCGCTGATGAGCCCGGTGGGAACTGTGTTAGCCGTGTTTAACCCGTCCACAATCCCTGAACGGCAGCATGACATCTCTTCACCTTCGATGGGTTCAAATCTCTTTTGAAGAATTTTTACGATAGGCGGCACCACCCGAAATCCAAGCACATAGACTAGAAGCGACCATGTAGTGCTAGTACCTAGATTTTGATGCTCTGCCTCCGCTCGGTAGCAGCTTTTAAACGGCTTTGTTGCATTACCCTGGCCCTGGGCTGCAAAGTGAAGGGTTAGGGTTAGCGCTAGCAGGTATCGACTTCGCATGAGACGGGAACCAAGCTGCGGCCCAAATGTATTCCGTAGATTAATTTTATATTCTATTATTTATTGAAAATATAATTTATATTATGTAAAATTTGAATATGTTACCAATAAGAAAGGATGCGCCTAGGCAGCCTGTTGTAGAAGAAGCAGCCCGAAAGGCAGCACCCTCTGACGCTTCTGCTGACAACTTCGAATCGTCAAAGCAGGGACCCGTGGCGCTTATGGATAAAAAACGCCTATGGCAGCTTCAAAAACCGATCGTTAAATTTCCTTGGTCATTGACGACAATGGCTGCCCAAGACCCCGAACTTCATAGAGTGCAAAATGGCACGACTCGGTTCATGCAAATGATTATGAGCCAAGATCCCGAACGCGCCACCATGGCGAATGCGATTGCGCAGCACGCCAGTGTAGAAGACCTAAGCAAGGAGGCTAGGATGTCTGACGAGGCTGAGATACCTGGAGGCAATGCGGTGTCGTACGCTGCAGCATCGGAAAAGCTGCGTCTAGCAAAGCAGCAACTTGATGAAGCTTCCGCAGCGCGGGAGAAATCTAGTCCGGGCGATGAGCAGCATTTGTCACTGAGGGTTGAGCAAGCCGAAGCTGACTACAATCGTGCGCGGGTAATATTGGGGGGAATCCCGGAAGAGGAGAGAGGTCAAACACCATTGGGAGCGGCTTTAGCCAGCGGCAATAAAGAGGTTGCTTCCACGATAATCCGAAAATTGCCTACCCACCTAATTAACGTACGGGATCTGTCAATTGCATTCAGATATGGACATGTAGAGGAAGCCAAAGAAATGATGGCGAAGATGAAATCGCTGGACTTCGATAAGCCTTTTAAAATGCCTCCACTTAGCGTGGAGATGGCAACAGCCATTTTTGAAAGTGGGCATAGACTTTCATCTGCCGCGGCCGATTCGATTATAACACAAACCAAATTCTTGAACCCGAGAGATGAAAGACTTGCCGAGTTAAGCGGCATCACTTATCCAAAATATCTAATGGCTCAGGCTGAATCTGGAAATCAGCCTGAGGAAAATATCGGTGATGCAATTGATGCGATTTCTAAGGGCTTGGATACCGTCGGCTTGAAAGTTCAACTCGTGCGAGGCCCTCGAAATATGGAGCGTTATCCAGAGCGCCTAAAAACTAGGCAACAGGAAGCAAACCTTCATATTGCAGCTGTTACAGGCTTGGTGGCTCGCCTGAGAAAAGTTGGCCATCCAAAACTGGCAGAATTGGAGCAAAAGCTGGTAAATATGCATGCCCAAGTTAATCGGGAAGAGGCTGAATCGAGATGATACGTCACATTGTCATAACAAATTTCGACGCAAAGCTTTGCAGTGATTGCGTTGCTTTGCTGGAAAAGACCAGACCGTTTATTAATCAAATCCCGGGTATCTTAAGCTACCAAATATTTCCCAATGCCAGCAAATATGTGCCCAAAGGGGTGATTAGTGCAGGGGTTGAGATTCATTTTAAAGATGAAGCAGCTCTGCAGGTATTTATGAGCCACCCCAAACATTACGAAGCCAATGCGACCTTCGAGGCCTATCTGGCAAACCCACCATACATGGTGTTAACGCATAAAATATGAGAAATAGGGGTATTGTTTCAGCTCTGCGCCCCTTGGGAGTTCCTAAAACGCTTTTTTGCGAAAGCCCTGCCTGAGGCGGACTTCAGGTAGAGTTCGAAATTTAGAGGAGTGATTTTATCCGGAAAAGCAAAGTAAGCTTCTATGCGCCAGGGTTTGTATTTTGACGTGTGGAGGTCCCCGGAGGAATTGTGTTTGGAGAGGCGTTGCCTGAGATCACTGGTGTAGCCTGTGTAGCTTTGATTGGGATTGGATTCTGATTGGAGTAGATAGACGTAGTGCATCTTTGGGAATAGGGAGATGCTGTAGGTTTTGGATGGGCTTTTTTAGAGGAATGAAGGCCTGCGTTTTGGTTTACGGCCCTCCTACGTTCACCTTTGGTGAACTACGGCGGGCAGCCTCGCTCTAAATTCGATCTACAGCCGGCTGCGCCAGCCGTAGCTCGAAGAGCGAAGGCTGGTGCCCAGGGGCGGAATCGAACCACCGACACGAGGATTTTCAATCCTCTGCTCTACCGACTGAGCTACCTAGGCGTCAGGACATTAATGCCCAGATCTTTACCGAAGGTCAAGGGTTGTTTTTTCAAAAAATGACCGCTAAGGAAAGGACTGCAGTTTGTTTGCAGCTAGGACAGCTGGCCGAGTGGCTGAAGGCACCTGATTCGAAATCAGACAGACCTGCAAGGGTCTCGGGGGTTCAAATCCCTCGCTGTCCGCCAGTAGTTGGAGAGATGGCCGAGCGGCTGAAGGCGCACGATTGGAAATCGTGTTTAGTGTGATCCACTAACGAGGGTTCGAATCCCTCTCTCTCCGCCAGGCCGCTTTTGCAAGGGCTGATTGTTCAAACCCCGCCAGGTCCGGAAGGAAGCAACGGTAGAACCGGATGTCCTGTGTGAAAGCGGCTTTTTTTTGGATTATCTCATGAGTTATTTAGTACTAGCTAGAAAATGGCGGCCGCAGCGCTTTGCGGATGTTGTTGGTCAGGAAATCATTGTTCAAACGCTTTCAAGGGCTTTGGAAAGTGGCCGCATTGCTCATGCATTTTTATTAACCGGTAGCCGGGGCGTGGGTAAAACCACGGTGGCTCGTTTGCTTGCCAAAGCCTTGTCTT
This sequence is a window from Myxococcota bacterium. Protein-coding genes within it:
- the topA gene encoding type I DNA topoisomerase, with product MAKSLVIVESPAKAKTIRKYLGDGYDVKASVGHIIDLPPSRMGVNLDNGEFTPEYVHIEGKSKVIAEIQKAAKGVDMVYLAPDPDREGEAIAFHLADLIHEKHPKVPVSRVRFHEITKKAVQASFLHPAALDQKLYDAQQARRILDRIVGYQISPVLWKKVRRGLSAGRVQSVAVRLVVDRERAIQAFVTDEYWSVEALSDAGKKPLFTAKLLKTDGKKAELTTGDQASSVKSELEQANPVVSEVNKSRRQRKSGPPFITSKLQQDAARAFRFTTKKTMMLAQSLYEGVDLGEEGSVGLITYMRTDSTSISADAMSSVRDYIAQTFGSDFLPEKPNYYKNKKSAQEAHEAIRPTSLAYSPEFVRAYLKPDQFKLYKLIWERFVASQMSPAQYDQTQIDITAGRHILRATGSILVFEGFLKVYREQLDEDDAAAKDEEDETKTQLPQVEKGDAIAFKKIDALQHFTQPPPRFTEASLVKELEDKGIGRPSTYASILSVIQDKEYVEKKEGRFYPSELGMIVTDLLIESFPKVMDVAFTAGMEENLDKIEEGDATLKKVLNDFYDPFKESLSDAKESMRNVKRMEEPTDIVCSKCNEHKMVVKWGKTGSFLGCSGYPDCKNTVGFKRDDTGKIVVDAVQTTDKVCKICGAPMTVKRGKFGSFLGCSRYPDCSGTMPMPTGIKCPKCTNEVAIKRSQRGKVFYGCSTYPTCDFVSWDKPINTPCPVCESIYLVEKVSKAGAQIKCPSCDYKKATAE
- a CDS encoding GNAT family N-acetyltransferase, with protein sequence MIIRKLQLSDLHALSALDKVSFDKAWSPQALSEELAHPDALNLGVFAPELRSALLTRMVAGERWIFRIMTHPEFRRQQLAEQLLALLPKEPLWLEVNVLNTSAISFYEKMGFEIVATRPGYYPEDALVMKHA
- a CDS encoding class I SAM-dependent methyltransferase encodes the protein MLDYELIDYGKGLKFERFGSKKLIRPEGSVQKQPKNPIFSWKEDSACRSQGTRHFEWDPPLEPWVIEYDGLKLELRVTNSKNIGVFPEQEANWQWLAKKVQPGMKILNLFAYTGAATMICARAGAEVCHVDASKGAVRWASDNAKLSGLGEMPIRWIVEDAMAFLRREATRGRTYDGVILDPPPFGKADADNFLFKRDIGELLGACKRVLPEHPKLFLLNSYAMNLEPEDLRDLVARHFKGEKIETGELKVGDLALSTYARF
- the rpsT gene encoding 30S ribosomal protein S20; protein product: MANHVSAAKRHIQSEKRRLRNRSVKSALHTQLKKTRLDVNPENVRLGQQSLAIAARKGVLHWKTAARRISRLMKALKA
- the coaD gene encoding pantetheine-phosphate adenylyltransferase; amino-acid sequence: MRTVIYPGSFDPLTNGHLDIIERACRTFDHVVIALANNPNKTAFLSRSQRLALLKECTQHLETVEIDNFDGLLVEYARKRGIKTVLRGLRAVSDFEYEFMMANMNRQLADDIETVFMMTGQTHFYVSSKLVREVSQLGGDISALVPKAVSHALAHLTNEIK
- a CDS encoding SET domain-containing protein, with the translated sequence MLLVKTKLGMSSINGVGLFADEFIPQGKVTWKSTSGFDLKCTPKELEILSEPSKENFFRYSYLSKRSGLYVLCFDNARFFNHSFEPNILDADSMESDEGVDIAARDIYPGEEMTCDYRLFDAQFVGFR
- a CDS encoding lysophospholipid acyltransferase family protein gives rise to the protein MVSHRFYLKNAAFGQLLQAHQWYDRFLSLNYHWFFGVDIVIEGLENLPKDKSVIIAMNQPAYYTAWPFQFALRQEKHHRRVISFVKAKDFENPMLKPIWKASGGIMVPSKSQLILSEIGKQFGRRADPDEYTAVKQAIEQDLAHQVHRTYEQMLRRWQLQTTDVLSSQQCHIIAFPQSSPSKRLLPCQPDLIQEAIKQNVPIVPVGAQGADLVYPGKLPWARKGRVHYRIGKPLVFAGANKSLMLTRAINELLEAPYQLKASTHFKT
- a CDS encoding folylpolyglutamate synthase/dihydrofolate synthase family protein, with amino-acid sequence MNSYQRSLESLLNSGPPISLGLERMQGMLQQLGYPERQFPIFHVAGTNGKGSTCVFIESILRTAGFSVGQYTSPHLTCARERIQINRELISEDDFALLEALVPQKGTFFERMTAMAFLHFANAKVDFAVIEVGLGGRLDATNTVRPLVCGISKIDLDHQQILGESVQQIAYEKAGIMKPCVPVIWSEQAAEVTEILNARANEIGALVKNRAPVSPGDLGLKGEHQMANASLAVAMIKAAGLTLEEPVIRQGLTSARWPCRYEVLPNGLILDGAHNPSGTRALIATLQADGVAPEFLSVGLTEGHNGEEIASLWHHAFPLAKIFAGQSTSLRAVPAQQVASCFEQAGFANVQVSDQFEYEKGHGVVTGSLYWTGLVRSKMLSMPIDNISMMY
- a CDS encoding Dabb family protein; the encoded protein is MIRHIVITNFDAKLCSDCVALLEKTRPFINQIPGILSYQIFPNASKYVPKGVISAGVEIHFKDEAALQVFMSHPKHYEANATFEAYLANPPYMVLTHKI
- a CDS encoding GIY-YIG nuclease family protein, which translates into the protein MHYVYLLQSESNPNQSYTGYTSDLRQRLSKHNSSGDLHTSKYKPWRIEAYFAFPDKITPLNFELYLKSASGRAFAKKRFRNSQGAQS